DNA sequence from the Teretinema zuelzerae genome:
GAAAGCTCTCCTGCGGAATCCTTCTCGAATTCCATATTCTGATAAATATATGAACACGCAAGGCTGCGCCGATGCTCTACTTCGGGGGTAAGACCGGGGCCGGGGGCCGTACCGTCGGGGGATGAAGCGCCTGAAAGAATGCGCGTATCCATTCCGAAAAGACGGACGACGCCTTCAATCGGAAGAACCCGCGCTCCGGCCAGCAGCATGAAGGTGGTCTTGCCCGCGCCGTTCGGACCCGTCAAACTGACGAAACCGCCCGGAATATCGGCCGTAAAGCCTGAAAAAACCGGTTTCGAGCCTGTTTCAATCTGCCCGGTTGACGGATCGGGCCAAAAAAAAGATACGTCTGTAAAACTGACTATTGATGTGTTTGATTCGCTCATGAGTACGGATTATACCATATAGGGTGAGTGTTCGTACCCTTGCAAAAAACGGGCAGGAAGAGTATTTTATAGCGTGATTAGGTATTTTCTTACCTATTAACGTTTTCTTCTCTCAATTCTTTTTATAAGGACGGAAATATGTCTGAAAAAAAACTTGTAATGATCGACGGCAACACCGCTGCCGGTCATGTCGCTCATGCCTTGAGCGAGGTCATCGCGATCTATCCGATTACCCCTTCAAGCCCGATGGGCGAAGTAGCTGACGAATACAGCGCGAAAGGCAAGAAGAACATTTGGGGAACCGTTCCCGAAGTCGTCGAACTCCAGTCCGAAGGCGGAGCCGCCGGAGCCGTACACGGCGCGCTGACGACAGGCGCTCTTTCTTCTACTTTCACCGCTTCGCAGGGTCTTCTCCTCATGATTCCGAACATGTACAAGATCGCAGGCGAACTCACCAGCACCGTATTCCATATTGCGGCGCGCGCGATCGCGGCAAGTTCGCTTTCCATTTTCGGAGACCACCAGGACGTCATGGCCTGCCGCCAGACCGGCTGGGCGATGCTTGCGTCGAACAATGTCCAGGAAGTCATGGATCTCGCGGTCATCTCCCATGCCGCGACCCTTGAGTCCAGGATTCCCTTCCTCCACTTTTTCGACGGTTTCCGCACCTCTCACGAAGTGCAGAAAATCGAAGAAGTGTCATACGACGTGATGCAGAAGATGATCGACGCGGAACTCGTGCGCGCGCACCGCGCTCGCGGTCTGACCCCCGAAAATCCTGCCATCCGCGGAACCGCCCAGAACCCCGACGTATACTTCCAGGGCCGCGAAGCGGTCAACGAATACTACCTCAAAGTTCCCGCCATCGTTCAGAAAGCGATGGACAAATACGCCAAGCTCACCGGACGCCAGTACAAGCTCTATGAATACTTCGGAGCTCCCGACGCCGAACGCGTCGTCATCCTGATGGGTTCAGGCTGCGATACCGTTGAAGAAACCGTTGAAGCCCTCGTTGCGAAGGGAGAAAAAATCGGACTTCTCAAAGTTCGCCTCTATCGCCCCTTCAGCGCGGAAGATTTCGTGAAAACCCTTCCCGCAACCGTTAAGGCCATCGCCGTTCTCGACCGCACCAAAGAGCCCGGTTCTCTCGGAGAACCCCTGTACGAAGACGTTCGCACCGCGATCGGCGAAGTACAAGCCGCGGGCAAATGCCAGTTCAAGGACTGGCCCCTCGTCATCGGCGGACGCTACGGTCTCGGATCCAAGGAATTCACTCCCGCCATGGTCAAGGCTGTATTCGACAACCTCAAGAACGAAAAGAAGAAAAACTTCACCATCGGCATCGAAGACGACATCACCGGTTCGAGCCTGAAATACGACGAAAGCTTCCAGCTTGAAGACCGCGACATGCACCAGGCAATGTTCTACGGCCTCGGATCGGACGGTACCGTCGGCGCGAACAAGAACTCCATCAAGATCATCGGCGAAGCCACCGACAACAAGGCGCAGGCCTACTTCGTCTACGACTCGAAAAAGTCCGGTTCGATCACGACCAGCCACCTCCGCTTTGGAAAGCACGCAATTCGCAAGCCGTATCTGGTTACTCAGGCCGACTTCGTCGCCTGCCACAAGTTCACCTTCCTCGAAAAATATGACATGCTTTCGAACGCCAAAAAGGGAGCGACCTTCCTTTTGACCAGCCCCTACGGCAAGGACGATGTATGGAACCACATCCCGGTCGAGGTGCAGAAGCAGATCGTTTCCAAAGAACTGAACTTCTACGTCATCGACGCCGTTTCCATCGCGGATAAGGCGGGAATGAGCGGACGCATCAACGTCGTCATGCAGACTGCGTTCTTCAAGATTTCCGGAATTCTGCCCGAAGCGGAAGCCGTATCCCTCATCAAGAAGTTCATCGAGAAGTCTTATGGAAAGAAAGGCGCCGACGTCGTCAAGAAAAACATCGACACCATCGATATGGCCCTCGCGGGAGTCGAAAAGGTTAACTACCCCAAGACGACCGACAGCAAGCT
Encoded proteins:
- the nifJ gene encoding pyruvate:ferredoxin (flavodoxin) oxidoreductase — translated: MSEKKLVMIDGNTAAGHVAHALSEVIAIYPITPSSPMGEVADEYSAKGKKNIWGTVPEVVELQSEGGAAGAVHGALTTGALSSTFTASQGLLLMIPNMYKIAGELTSTVFHIAARAIAASSLSIFGDHQDVMACRQTGWAMLASNNVQEVMDLAVISHAATLESRIPFLHFFDGFRTSHEVQKIEEVSYDVMQKMIDAELVRAHRARGLTPENPAIRGTAQNPDVYFQGREAVNEYYLKVPAIVQKAMDKYAKLTGRQYKLYEYFGAPDAERVVILMGSGCDTVEETVEALVAKGEKIGLLKVRLYRPFSAEDFVKTLPATVKAIAVLDRTKEPGSLGEPLYEDVRTAIGEVQAAGKCQFKDWPLVIGGRYGLGSKEFTPAMVKAVFDNLKNEKKKNFTIGIEDDITGSSLKYDESFQLEDRDMHQAMFYGLGSDGTVGANKNSIKIIGEATDNKAQAYFVYDSKKSGSITTSHLRFGKHAIRKPYLVTQADFVACHKFTFLEKYDMLSNAKKGATFLLTSPYGKDDVWNHIPVEVQKQIVSKELNFYVIDAVSIADKAGMSGRINVVMQTAFFKISGILPEAEAVSLIKKFIEKSYGKKGADVVKKNIDTIDMALAGVEKVNYPKTTDSKLKMLPAMTSDAPEFVQNVLGTIAVNKGDSIKVSQVPNDGTFPSATTQYEKRAIAERMPIWNKDLCIQCGQCTMVCPHAVIRAKAFDPKFLDKAPASFQSADYKTKEFEGWKFTIQASAEDCTGCGLCVQQCPAKSKDDPNVKAINMKNFADHRAEESANWNFFKNLPDPDSSKLNLSNAKFIAMKRPLFEFSGACAGCGETPYVKLLSQLYGDRAVIANATGCSSIYGGNLPSTPYCKNINGNGPAWSNSLFEDAAEFGFGMRLTSDKLAVYAREVAETVKGKGIAADTIGRILANEQADDAAVAAQRADIEKLKKELASSSDADAKELASLTDHFVKRSVWVIGGDGWAYDIGFGGLDHVLASGRNINVLVLDTEVYSNTGGQMSKATPIGAVAKFAAGGKSTAKKDLGMIAMTYGYVYVARISMGANMNQVIKAFREAESYDGPSLIIAYSHCINHGIDMEKGMTNQKEAVTCGLWPLYRYDPRLATEGKNPFQLDSKEPDYNLANFMYKEVRFKSLKAADPDRAEMLLKKAEDKVRRQWKEYEYLSKREF